Proteins found in one Takifugu rubripes chromosome 15, fTakRub1.2, whole genome shotgun sequence genomic segment:
- the LOC101077655 gene encoding solute carrier family 46 member 3 → MKGLFLVEPVVALYAFSSFLIYPLVQQYVYRRFWEQLTNTTYPTADNTSRCLENNSQSSYHEEVQKQASLFSLYTDLFSTLPSLAVTLLLVAYSDRAGRKITVVLPLIGTLIYTLSFLTVSYFELNIYWLIGSSLLSSLFGGLSTFLGGCFAYIADLCADGRQKTLRMAGLDMMIGLLAGVASITTGYFVRAAGFNWPFITSALCQCLVLLYAVFILEETVGRVPHDAVALDGTPQSSALRHMISGVYQMFARASSRSRNSLILLMTIFTSFSFAYIGGISLMTLYELNKPLCWTEILIGYGSALSTTVFLTSFVGVSVFTYCGVPQLVIVLMGIVSVMSGMLLLAFTKTTFLMFVVRVPMLLSIMPFPVLRSMMSKIISKSEQGALFACLSFFENLTNSVSVAVFNSAYAATVAWFPGFIFLMSAGLCFIPLFVLGVVGVIGVEAAVKHREAAPTGEDEPSDNTPIVS, encoded by the exons ATGAAGGGGCTTTTTCTTGTGGAGCCGGTAGTGGCCCTGTACGCTTTCTCCAGTTTTCTCATCTACCCCCTTGTGCAGCAGTACGTTTACCGGCGCTTCTGGGAGCAGCTGACCAACACCACCTATCCCACCGCTGACAACACATCCAGATGTTTGGAGAACAACAGCCAGTCCAGCTACCACGAG GAAGTGCAGAAACAAGCgtctctcttctccctgtacaccgACCTCTTCTCCACGCTGCCATCTTTGGCCGTCACCCTCCTCCTCGTAGCCTACAGCGACCGGGCGGGACGCAAGATCACAGTTGTCTTGCCTTTAATCGGCACGCTGATCTACACTTTGTCCTTTCTGACAGTTTCTTATTTTGAGCTCAACATTTACTGGCTGATCGGCTCCTCGCTCCTCAGCTCCCTGTTCGGAGGCTTGAGTACGTTTCTGGGGGGATGTTTTGCCTATATCGCAGACCTGTGTGCCGATGGCCGTCAGAAGACGCTGCGCATGGCGGGCCTGGACATGATGATCGGGCTCCTGGCGGGGGTGGCCTCCATAACCACTGGCTATTTTGTGAGAGCGGCAGGCTTTAACTGGCCCTTCATAACCTCCGCCCTGTGCCAGTGTCTGGTCCTCCTCTACGCCGTCTTCATTCTGGAGGAAACGGTGGGAAGGGTTCCCCACGATGCCGTCGCTCTGGACGGGACTCCCCAGAGCTCAGCCCTGAGACACATGATCTCTGGGGTCTACCAGATGTTTGCCCgggccagcagcaggagtagaAACAGCTTGATCCTCCTCATGACCATCTTCACCAGCTTCTCCTTCGCATATATCGGTGGGATCTCCCTGATGACGCTGTACGAGCTGAACAAGCCTCTGTGCTGGACGGAGATCTTGATCGGCTACGGCTCGGCGCTCTCCACCACGGTGTTCCTCACCAGTTTTGTGGGGGTGTCGGTGTTCACCTACTGTGGCGTTCCGCAGCTGGTTATTGTCCTGATGGGGATCGTGTCCGTCATGTCGGGCATGTTGCTGCTGGCCTTCACCAAAACTACTTTCCTGATGTTTGTAG TGCGGGTGCCGATGCTCCTGTCCATCATGCCTTTCCCGGTCCTGCGCTCCATGATGTCCAAGATCATCTCAAAGTCCGAGCAGG GGGCCCTGTTCGCCTGCCTCTCCTTCTTTGAGAACCTCACCAACAGTGTGTCAGTGGCTGTTTTCAACAGCGCGTATGCTGCCACGGTCGCCTGGTTCCCCGGCTTCATCTTCCTGATGTCTGCAGGACTTTGTTTCATCCCCTTGTTTGTTCTGGG GGTGGTGGGTGTGATCGGAGTGGAAGCTGCAGTAAAACACAGGGAGGCAGCCCCCACAGGGGAGGACGAGCCCAGCGACAACACTCCTATCGTGAGCTGA